Proteins encoded in a region of the Pirellulaceae bacterium genome:
- a CDS encoding SDR family NAD(P)-dependent oxidoreductase, producing the protein MPTNNPVVLITGGGTGVGRATAVQLAEKGFDVVINYSRSASDAEETRTTVEQLGRRAITLQCNVSKDAEVRAMLKKCEQEFGRLDGLVNNAGTTHFVDLVDLEGMTESMWDDILGVNLKGAFFVSRAAVPLMRQTGGSIVNVASIAGITGAGSSLAYAASKGGMITLSKSLAQALAPSIRVNSVCPGVIISRWLADHQPMIDRAVAATPMERASSTDDVADAITFLISGGEMITGQSIVVDGGYTL; encoded by the coding sequence ATGCCAACAAACAATCCAGTTGTATTGATCACAGGTGGGGGTACCGGTGTAGGTCGCGCGACGGCAGTTCAACTCGCGGAAAAAGGGTTTGATGTGGTCATCAATTATTCTCGTTCTGCGAGCGATGCCGAAGAAACGCGAACCACCGTTGAACAGCTGGGGCGTCGGGCAATCACTTTGCAGTGCAACGTCTCCAAGGATGCTGAGGTCCGTGCCATGTTGAAGAAATGCGAGCAAGAATTCGGCAGACTGGACGGATTGGTCAACAATGCGGGCACCACCCATTTCGTTGACTTGGTCGACTTGGAGGGGATGACCGAATCGATGTGGGACGACATTCTGGGAGTCAATTTGAAAGGCGCATTCTTCGTCAGCCGAGCTGCCGTACCGTTAATGCGACAGACCGGAGGCTCCATTGTCAACGTGGCCTCGATCGCTGGTATCACCGGCGCTGGAAGCTCGCTGGCCTACGCAGCATCGAAAGGTGGAATGATTACGCTCTCCAAGTCTTTGGCGCAAGCACTTGCACCTTCGATCCGTGTGAACTCGGTCTGTCCGGGTGTCATCATTTCTCGCTGGCTTGCGGACCATCAGCCGATGATTGATCGTGCCGTAGCCGCGACACCGATGGAACGGGCCTCGTCAACAGACGATGTGGCAGATGCGATCACCTTTCTCATCAGCGGCGGAGAAATGATCACGGGTCAATCAATCGTTGTCGATGGAGGCTACACACTCTAG
- a CDS encoding carbon storage regulator, which translates to MLVLARKENQSIIIGDAIKITIVGRSGSSIRVGVEAPRELKVIREELEIGLEETSLPTEISLASPTKELN; encoded by the coding sequence ATGCTTGTATTGGCCAGGAAGGAAAATCAGTCGATCATCATCGGCGACGCGATCAAAATCACGATCGTGGGTCGTAGCGGATCTTCAATCCGAGTTGGGGTGGAAGCCCCTCGTGAACTGAAAGTGATTCGAGAGGAATTGGAAATTGGGTTGGAAGAGACATCGCTTCCGACGGAGATTTCGCTTGCCTCACCAACCAAAGAGTTGAACTGA
- a CDS encoding isoprenylcysteine carboxylmethyltransferase family protein: MARYLFLIYGVISYGIGLTGILFFGFFLNDQTPFWVSVDESSSAQFTPNFLINTGLLLLFGLQHSVMARHGFKRHWTRLVSPVIERSTYVLLSGFVLMLICVYWRPLPGTVWITDKTFIRSALTTLQAAGWILAAFSSCLINPLELLGLQQVYNFFTNQPEPTHNFTDRYLYKWVRHPIQLGILLGLWSAPTMTISRLMLSAGMTVYIFIGLHFEERDLVNRFGLEYLAYRSKVRQLIPVPKRKPRPTSKID; this comes from the coding sequence ATGGCTCGCTATCTGTTCTTGATTTACGGCGTCATCAGCTATGGGATCGGCCTGACTGGAATACTTTTTTTTGGGTTCTTTCTCAACGACCAGACGCCGTTTTGGGTGTCAGTCGATGAGAGCTCATCGGCTCAATTCACTCCAAACTTCCTAATCAACACAGGCCTGCTGTTGCTGTTTGGGCTGCAGCATTCGGTGATGGCTCGCCATGGATTCAAACGGCACTGGACGCGTCTTGTTTCTCCCGTAATCGAACGCAGCACTTACGTGTTGTTATCGGGATTCGTGTTGATGCTAATCTGCGTCTACTGGCGACCTTTGCCTGGCACGGTTTGGATTACAGACAAGACATTCATTCGTAGTGCCCTCACCACGCTACAGGCAGCGGGCTGGATTCTGGCCGCATTCTCATCCTGCTTGATCAACCCACTCGAGTTATTGGGTCTTCAACAAGTCTATAACTTTTTCACAAACCAACCGGAACCTACCCACAACTTCACCGACCGTTATCTTTACAAATGGGTCCGCCATCCGATCCAATTGGGAATCCTCTTAGGTCTTTGGTCGGCACCAACGATGACGATATCTCGATTGATGCTCTCAGCTGGAATGACGGTCTACATTTTCATCGGGCTACATTTTGAGGAACGCGATTTAGTGAACCGGTTTGGGCTCGAATACCTGGCATATCGCAGCAAAGTTCGTCAATTGATACCTGTTCCCAAACGGAAGCCCCGCCCTACATCGAAGATCGACTGA
- a CDS encoding DUF1559 domain-containing protein: MKKYTRGFTLVELLVVIVVIAILIALLLPAVNAAREAARKSTCRSNLRQIGIALNSYYSARQRFPPFIINRSGNPQRIVDGKKEVNWLVLLLPYIEEDAIYQRWDRSLPASENPGRSAEIAVYKCPSDPNSTGNHCNYGGGGWARGNYGMNVSPCSFNSNSKKEGAKSNLGGIGAANYTVRMRQIRDGTSKTVAVDELRVGLSPSDIRGCWAMPGLASGTSALFGDANRPNACGGNSDDMENCEATGMAGNNSKCMGCYDSDSSSQMAARSSHHTGVHVMMVDSSVRYVSNDVDSKDGRWTEGCGSHPRGIWQSLHTRAGREHVKEF, translated from the coding sequence ATGAAAAAATACACACGCGGATTCACGCTTGTTGAACTGCTCGTCGTAATTGTGGTAATTGCAATTTTAATCGCGTTGCTTCTTCCGGCAGTCAATGCAGCACGTGAAGCCGCGCGTAAATCGACCTGCCGTAGCAACCTGCGACAAATCGGTATTGCGCTCAACAGCTACTATTCCGCACGCCAAAGATTCCCACCCTTCATCATTAACCGGAGCGGCAATCCTCAACGAATTGTTGACGGGAAAAAAGAGGTCAACTGGTTGGTGTTACTCTTGCCGTACATTGAGGAAGACGCCATTTATCAAAGGTGGGATCGTTCATTACCGGCGAGTGAAAATCCGGGACGCTCGGCTGAGATCGCCGTCTATAAGTGTCCGAGCGACCCCAATAGCACCGGCAACCATTGCAACTATGGCGGCGGCGGCTGGGCGCGGGGCAATTACGGCATGAACGTCTCACCTTGCAGTTTCAACTCCAACTCAAAGAAAGAAGGAGCGAAGAGTAATCTCGGCGGCATCGGAGCGGCCAATTACACCGTGCGCATGCGTCAGATTCGGGACGGCACGTCGAAGACGGTTGCAGTCGATGAATTACGAGTTGGCTTGAGCCCAAGCGACATTCGCGGTTGCTGGGCCATGCCGGGACTCGCCTCGGGAACATCCGCGCTCTTCGGCGACGCAAATCGGCCCAACGCCTGCGGTGGCAACTCTGACGACATGGAAAACTGTGAGGCAACGGGAATGGCCGGCAACAACAGTAAATGCATGGGATGCTACGACAGTGATAGCTCTTCCCAGATGGCCGCCCGCAGTTCCCATCACACGGGAGTCCATGTGATGATGGTCGACAGTTCCGTCCGTTACGTCAGCAACGACGTGGACAGCAAAGACGGGCGTTGGACGGAAGGATGTGGTTCCCACCCGCGTGGAATCTGGCAGTCCCTTCACACTCGCGCAGGACGCGAGCACGTGAAGGAATTCTAG
- a CDS encoding ABC-F family ATP-binding cassette domain-containing protein, with translation MAVLIQIRDAHKSYGEQVLLDGAEASIVEDAKLGFVGRNGAGKSTLLRVILGEEDLDTGEVIKHPNLRVGYLRQHDPFQPNESALEFLIRDSSQPEWKCGEVAGKFELKGAYLNGPVSELSGGWQTRVKLAALLLHEPNLLLLDEPTNFLDLRTQLLLEHFLRTFRAGVLVVSHDRAFLKQTCEQTLDLTRGQLTLYPGKIDSFLEFQSERREHDQRVNESVIAKQKQLQRFIDKNRAGANTASQARSKQKQLDRLQTTEIAMDEATAHIRAPVVTPRKGPVLRCTDLAIGYSDHEVAKGINLEIEHGQRAAIVGDNGQGKTTLLRTLVGSLELLGGKVKWGHASEIGTYAQHVYSSLPEHLTVLEYLEYEANAGTTTQNILALAGALLFRDSHVKKKISVLSGGERARLCMAGLLLGDYNILVLDEPGNHLDVETVDALANALLDYQGTVLFTSHDRHFMKRVATNIVEVRDGCARNYLGDYDAYVYSINQAIDAGEREMAAGKKLSSPSERVPKGKSSAGQEANKEQRKRRKEIKNLEKKIAQLDEEKKSLNQKLMETTDADEALKLHVSFTEISDQLNAAEERWLELTEES, from the coding sequence GTGGCTGTTCTGATCCAAATTCGAGACGCACATAAGAGCTACGGCGAACAGGTGCTGCTGGACGGAGCCGAGGCATCCATTGTCGAGGATGCGAAGCTCGGTTTTGTCGGTCGCAACGGTGCTGGCAAGTCGACTTTGTTGCGAGTGATTTTGGGGGAGGAGGATCTGGATACGGGTGAGGTGATCAAGCATCCGAATCTACGTGTCGGTTATTTGCGACAACATGATCCGTTTCAGCCCAATGAATCGGCGCTCGAGTTCCTGATACGGGATAGCTCGCAACCGGAATGGAAGTGCGGCGAGGTGGCAGGAAAGTTCGAACTCAAAGGTGCCTATCTAAACGGGCCGGTGTCTGAACTGTCGGGAGGATGGCAGACTCGAGTCAAGCTGGCCGCTTTGTTGCTTCATGAACCCAATCTTTTGTTGCTGGATGAACCGACAAACTTCTTGGATTTGCGGACTCAATTGTTGTTGGAGCATTTCTTGCGAACTTTCCGCGCTGGCGTGCTCGTCGTGTCTCATGACCGAGCTTTCTTGAAGCAGACCTGTGAACAGACATTGGATTTGACGCGGGGCCAACTGACGTTGTACCCCGGCAAGATAGATTCCTTTCTGGAATTCCAGAGCGAGCGGCGTGAGCACGACCAACGTGTGAACGAATCGGTGATCGCCAAGCAGAAACAGCTACAGCGATTTATCGACAAGAATCGTGCAGGAGCGAATACGGCAAGCCAAGCCCGATCCAAACAAAAGCAACTCGATCGGCTCCAGACAACCGAGATTGCGATGGATGAAGCGACCGCCCACATTCGAGCCCCCGTAGTAACGCCTCGGAAAGGTCCTGTGCTGCGTTGTACTGATCTGGCAATTGGTTATTCAGATCATGAAGTTGCCAAAGGTATCAATCTGGAAATCGAACACGGGCAACGTGCCGCGATTGTGGGAGACAATGGTCAAGGAAAGACCACCCTATTGCGCACCCTGGTGGGCTCGTTGGAATTGCTGGGTGGCAAAGTAAAGTGGGGGCATGCGAGCGAAATCGGTACCTACGCTCAACACGTTTATTCATCGTTGCCCGAGCATTTGACGGTGCTTGAGTATCTTGAGTACGAAGCGAATGCGGGGACCACGACTCAGAATATTCTTGCCCTCGCCGGTGCATTGTTGTTTCGCGACTCTCACGTGAAAAAGAAGATCTCCGTGCTTTCGGGAGGTGAGCGAGCCAGGTTGTGCATGGCTGGATTACTGTTGGGTGATTACAACATTTTGGTCCTTGATGAACCGGGCAATCATTTAGATGTAGAAACGGTTGATGCGCTGGCTAACGCGTTGCTTGACTATCAAGGAACCGTTTTGTTTACCAGCCACGATCGCCATTTCATGAAACGTGTTGCCACGAATATCGTTGAGGTTCGCGACGGATGTGCACGAAATTATTTAGGTGATTACGATGCTTATGTCTACTCGATCAACCAGGCAATCGATGCAGGTGAACGAGAGATGGCGGCGGGGAAAAAACTGAGTTCTCCATCAGAAAGAGTTCCAAAAGGTAAGTCGTCAGCCGGTCAAGAAGCAAATAAAGAGCAACGGAAACGACGCAAGGAAATCAAAAATCTCGAAAAGAAAATCGCGCAGCTCGATGAAGAGAAGAAATCGCTTAACCAAAAGTTGATGGAGACAACTGACGCTGATGAAGCACTCAAATTGCACGTGAGCTTTACGGAAATATCTGATCAATTGAACGCGGCGGAAGAGCGATGGTTGGAGTTGACCGAAGAGTCATAG
- a CDS encoding efflux RND transporter periplasmic adaptor subunit, whose amino-acid sequence MSEKTSTTRFVGYLTRIAIPVVILAVGVASFAMLAVELEEEKSPPVPLQVIQTRVKELQVLDYDVVVRTHGTVQAHNEVRLSAEVSGQIVRVASNFEVGSYFSQGDVLVEIDPRDYKTIEKVAKAQQLGAKAAVQLAIQDQERKLKLSERIAVSDAEVNQATAIRLQAEAQLDAAIARVEQAKRDLERTKIRAPFDGRVRRKTVGLGQTIDQGAPLGEVFAIDYAEVRLPIAARELRFLNLPEMAIDPPIDVLLHDGITEDTTLSWQAKIVRTEGTLDENSLELFAIARVKDPFGHRSRQPSLRIGQPVTATIKGKVLNDVIAIPRAAVRQLDQIFIVNKVDLTLMCVTINPLWSDEKHIIVRHALLQNGDLLSTTRLVYAPDGTQVEIIPDSGIATATTQAEPESVTN is encoded by the coding sequence GTGAGCGAAAAAACATCAACAACTAGATTTGTTGGTTACCTCACTCGGATTGCCATACCGGTTGTGATCCTTGCCGTGGGTGTTGCATCGTTCGCGATGCTCGCTGTCGAATTGGAGGAGGAAAAAAGTCCACCGGTCCCACTTCAAGTCATTCAAACTCGCGTCAAAGAGCTGCAGGTTCTCGACTACGATGTCGTGGTTAGAACACACGGCACCGTTCAAGCCCATAACGAGGTGAGACTCAGTGCCGAGGTTTCCGGCCAGATCGTTCGCGTTGCCTCAAATTTTGAGGTTGGTTCCTATTTTTCCCAAGGGGACGTTCTCGTCGAAATCGATCCGCGAGATTACAAAACCATAGAGAAGGTCGCCAAGGCACAGCAATTGGGAGCGAAGGCCGCCGTCCAACTTGCGATTCAAGATCAAGAACGCAAGCTAAAACTCTCAGAACGAATCGCGGTCTCGGACGCCGAAGTAAATCAAGCAACGGCGATCCGATTGCAAGCGGAAGCCCAACTCGACGCTGCCATTGCTCGTGTCGAGCAGGCCAAGCGAGACCTGGAGCGGACAAAGATTCGAGCCCCGTTCGATGGTCGAGTTCGCCGCAAGACGGTCGGCCTGGGACAGACAATCGACCAGGGCGCACCACTTGGTGAAGTCTTTGCCATCGATTATGCAGAAGTCCGACTGCCCATCGCTGCCCGCGAATTACGATTCCTCAACCTTCCAGAGATGGCGATCGATCCACCAATCGACGTCTTATTACATGACGGCATCACGGAAGATACAACATTGTCATGGCAGGCGAAAATCGTTCGCACTGAAGGAACACTTGACGAAAACTCTTTGGAGCTCTTTGCAATCGCACGCGTCAAAGATCCTTTTGGACACCGAAGCCGACAACCCAGCCTAAGAATTGGACAACCTGTGACGGCCACCATTAAGGGTAAAGTACTAAATGACGTGATTGCAATACCGCGAGCGGCCGTGCGACAACTGGATCAAATCTTCATCGTAAACAAGGTCGACCTGACTTTGATGTGCGTCACCATCAATCCACTTTGGTCCGATGAAAAACACATTATCGTACGCCACGCTTTGCTCCAGAATGGTGACCTACTCTCAACTACTCGTTTGGTTTACGCACCCGATGGAACTCAAGTTGAAATCATTCCCGATTCGGGTATCGCGACCGCCACGACGCAGGCTGAGCCCGAGTCCGTAACGAACTAG